The following are from one region of the Klebsiella aerogenes genome:
- a CDS encoding nucleoside permease: MNLKLQLKILSFLQFCLWGSWLTTLGSYMFVTLKFDGAAIGAVYSSLGIAAVLMPTLLGIVADKWISAKWVYAICHLVGALTLYLAAQVTTPGEMFLVILLNSLAYMPTLGLINTISYYRLQSAGLDIVTDFPPIRIWGTIGFILAMWGVSFSGFELSHMQLYIGAILSVVLALFTLTLPRIPVANAQRNQSWTEMLGLNAFALFKNKRMAIFFIFSMMLGAELQITNMFGNTFLHSFDKDPLFSGSFIVEHASVLMSISQISETLFILTIPFFLSRYGIKNVMLISIVAWMLRFGLFAFGDPTPFGTVLLVLSMIVYGCAFDFFNISGSVFVEKEVRPEIRASAQGMFLMMTNGFGCILGGMVSGKVVEHFTVEGITHWQSVWLIFAAYSLVLAVAFVALFKYQHVRQPAATRQSA; this comes from the coding sequence ATGAATCTTAAGCTGCAGCTAAAAATACTGTCATTCCTGCAGTTCTGCCTTTGGGGAAGCTGGCTCACTACGCTCGGCTCGTACATGTTCGTAACGTTGAAATTCGACGGCGCGGCAATCGGCGCTGTCTATAGTTCGCTCGGCATTGCAGCCGTGCTGATGCCGACGCTGCTGGGGATCGTCGCCGATAAATGGATCAGCGCCAAATGGGTCTACGCCATTTGTCACCTGGTCGGCGCGCTCACGCTGTACCTCGCGGCGCAGGTCACGACGCCGGGCGAGATGTTCCTCGTGATCCTCCTCAACTCGTTGGCCTATATGCCGACGCTCGGGTTGATTAACACCATCTCCTACTACCGCCTGCAGTCAGCGGGGCTGGATATCGTGACCGATTTCCCGCCGATTCGTATCTGGGGCACCATCGGCTTTATCCTCGCCATGTGGGGCGTGAGCTTCTCCGGCTTTGAACTGAGCCATATGCAGCTGTATATCGGCGCGATACTGTCCGTCGTACTGGCGCTGTTCACCCTGACGCTGCCGCGTATTCCAGTCGCCAACGCCCAGCGCAATCAGAGTTGGACGGAGATGCTGGGCCTGAACGCCTTCGCGCTGTTTAAAAACAAGCGCATGGCAATCTTCTTTATCTTCTCGATGATGCTTGGCGCCGAGCTACAAATCACCAATATGTTCGGCAACACCTTCCTGCATAGCTTCGATAAAGATCCGCTGTTCTCCGGCAGCTTTATCGTCGAGCACGCCTCGGTGCTGATGTCGATTTCGCAGATCTCCGAGACCCTGTTTATCCTGACCATTCCGTTCTTCCTCAGCCGCTATGGCATTAAGAACGTGATGTTGATTAGTATCGTGGCGTGGATGCTGCGCTTCGGCCTGTTCGCCTTCGGCGACCCAACGCCGTTCGGCACCGTGCTGCTGGTCCTGTCGATGATCGTCTACGGCTGCGCCTTCGACTTCTTCAACATCTCGGGTTCGGTATTCGTCGAGAAAGAGGTACGCCCGGAAATTCGCGCCAGCGCCCAGGGAATGTTCCTGATGATGACCAACGGCTTCGGCTGTATTCTTGGCGGGATGGTGAGCGGCAAGGTTGTCGAGCATTTTACCGTCGAGGGGATCACTCACTGGCAGAGCGTGTGGCTGATTTTCGCCGCTTACTCGCTGGTACTGGCCGTTGCCTTCGTGGCGCTGTTTAAGTATCAGCACGTCAGACAGCCTGCCGCCACGCGTCAGAGCGCCTGA
- the mltC gene encoding membrane-bound lytic murein transglycosylase MltC, whose product MKKYLALALIAPLLVSCSSSNKKGAEYNEAWVKDTNGFDILMGQFAHNIENIWGYNEVLLAGPKDYVKYTDQYQTRSHINFDEGTITVETIAGTDPRGRLRQAIIKTLLMGDDPNSIDLYSDVDDIQISKEPFLYGQVVDNTGESIRWEWRAARFADYLLQTRLKSRSNGLRMVYSITISLVPNHLDKRAHKYLGMVRQASRKYGVDESLILAIMQTESSFNPYAVSHADAMGLMQVVQHSAGRDVFRSQGKSGLPSRSYLFDPANNIDTGTAYLAMLSNVYLAGIDNPTSRRYAVITAYNGGAGSVLRVFSSDKVQAANIINSMAPGDVYQTLTTRHPSGESRRYLYKVNTAQKSYRRK is encoded by the coding sequence ATGAAAAAATACTTAGCGCTAGCGCTGATTGCGCCACTGCTCGTGTCCTGTTCCAGTTCCAATAAAAAAGGCGCCGAATATAACGAGGCCTGGGTTAAGGACACGAACGGATTTGATATTCTGATGGGCCAGTTTGCTCATAACATCGAGAACATTTGGGGATATAACGAAGTCCTGCTCGCCGGGCCGAAGGACTATGTTAAATATACCGACCAGTATCAAACCCGCAGCCACATCAACTTTGATGAAGGTACGATTACCGTCGAGACCATCGCCGGTACCGATCCGCGCGGGCGCCTGCGTCAGGCGATTATTAAAACCCTGTTGATGGGCGATGACCCCAACTCTATCGACCTCTATTCCGACGTCGATGACATTCAGATTTCCAAAGAACCGTTCCTGTATGGTCAGGTGGTCGATAACACCGGCGAATCTATTCGCTGGGAGTGGCGCGCCGCGCGCTTTGCCGATTATCTCCTGCAAACCCGCCTGAAAAGCCGCAGCAACGGCCTGCGCATGGTCTATAGCATCACCATTAGTCTGGTGCCGAACCACCTCGACAAACGCGCGCATAAATACCTTGGCATGGTGCGCCAGGCCTCGCGTAAGTATGGCGTTGATGAGTCGCTGATCCTCGCGATTATGCAGACCGAATCGTCGTTTAACCCGTATGCGGTCAGCCACGCCGATGCGATGGGGCTGATGCAGGTCGTCCAGCACAGCGCCGGTAGAGACGTCTTCCGTTCGCAGGGTAAATCCGGCCTACCGAGCCGCAGCTATCTGTTCGACCCGGCGAATAACATCGACACCGGCACCGCCTACCTGGCAATGTTGAGCAATGTCTACCTCGCCGGCATCGATAACCCGACGTCGCGTCGTTATGCCGTGATCACGGCCTACAACGGCGGCGCTGGCAGCGTGCTGCGCGTGTTCTCCAGCGATAAAGTGCAGGCGGCGAACATCATTAACAGCATGGCGCCGGGCGACGTCTACCAGACGCTCACCACCCGTCACCCGTCGGGTGAATCACGCCGTTATCTGTACAAGGTTAACACCGCGCAGAAAAGCTACCGCCGCAAGTAA
- a CDS encoding oxidative damage protection protein: MSRTIFCTFLQREADGQDFQLYPGELGKRIYNEISKEAWAQWQHKQTMLINEKKLSMMNPEHRKLLEQEMVQFLFEGKDVHIEGYTPPEKQ, encoded by the coding sequence ATGAGCAGAACAATTTTTTGTACCTTCTTGCAGCGTGAAGCGGACGGCCAGGATTTCCAGCTGTATCCGGGCGAGCTGGGTAAACGTATTTATAACGAAATCTCCAAAGAAGCCTGGGCGCAGTGGCAGCACAAGCAGACCATGCTGATTAACGAGAAAAAACTCAGCATGATGAACCCGGAGCACCGCAAGCTGCTGGAACAGGAAATGGTGCAGTTCCTGTTTGAAGGGAAAGACGTGCATATCGAAGGCTATACGCCGCCGGAAAAACAGTAA
- the mutY gene encoding A/G-specific adenine glycosylase, whose protein sequence is MTFLAAQFSAQVLDWYDKYGRKTLPWQIAKTPYKVWLSEVMLQQTQVTTVIPYFERFMARFPTVVDLANAPLDEVLHLWTGLGYYARARNLHKAAQQVATQHGGQFPQTFEDVAALPGVGRSTAGAILSLSLGQHYPILDGNVKRVLARCYAVSGWPGKKEVEKRLWNISEEVTPAKGVERFNQAMMDLGAMVCTRSKPKCELCPLSNGCIAYANHSWAEYPGKKPKQTIPERTGYFLLMQHGDEVFLSQRPPVGLWGGLFCFPQFEDEAGLREWLAQRQIKADNLTQLTAFRHTFSHFHLDIVPMWLTVHSSGAFMDEGSALWYNLAQPPSVGLAAPVERLLQQLKAGTPV, encoded by the coding sequence TTGACTTTTCTCGCCGCGCAATTTTCAGCCCAGGTCCTGGACTGGTACGACAAATACGGGCGTAAGACCCTGCCCTGGCAAATCGCCAAGACGCCCTACAAAGTATGGCTCTCTGAAGTGATGTTGCAACAAACCCAGGTGACCACGGTTATCCCCTATTTTGAACGCTTTATGGCGCGTTTCCCAACGGTTGTTGATTTAGCCAACGCGCCGCTGGATGAAGTGTTGCATTTGTGGACCGGCCTCGGTTACTACGCGCGAGCGCGCAACCTGCATAAAGCCGCGCAGCAGGTCGCAACACAGCACGGCGGTCAGTTTCCGCAAACCTTTGAAGACGTCGCCGCGCTGCCCGGCGTCGGGCGCTCGACGGCGGGGGCGATTTTATCGCTTTCGCTCGGTCAGCATTATCCGATTCTCGACGGCAACGTGAAGCGCGTGCTCGCCCGCTGCTATGCTGTCAGCGGTTGGCCGGGGAAAAAAGAGGTCGAAAAGCGGCTATGGAACATCAGCGAAGAGGTAACGCCGGCGAAAGGCGTAGAACGCTTCAACCAGGCAATGATGGATCTCGGCGCAATGGTGTGCACCCGCTCGAAGCCGAAATGCGAGCTGTGTCCGCTGAGCAACGGCTGCATAGCCTATGCCAATCATTCATGGGCCGAATATCCGGGGAAAAAACCGAAACAGACGATCCCGGAGCGCACCGGCTATTTCCTGCTGATGCAACACGGCGACGAGGTGTTTCTCTCTCAACGCCCGCCGGTGGGCTTGTGGGGCGGATTATTTTGTTTTCCGCAGTTTGAAGACGAAGCGGGGCTGCGCGAGTGGCTGGCGCAACGTCAGATAAAGGCAGATAATTTGACGCAATTAACCGCCTTCCGCCACACTTTCAGCCATTTCCATCTGGATATTGTTCCCATGTGGCTTACAGTGCACTCATCTGGCGCATTCATGGATGAAGGCAGCGCACTCTGGTATAACTTAGCGCAGCCGCCGTCGGTCGGACTGGCGGCGCCCGTGGAGCGCTTGTTGCAACAGTTGAAAGCCGGAACGCCGGTCTAG
- the trmB gene encoding tRNA (guanosine(46)-N7)-methyltransferase TrmB yields MKNDVISPEFDENGRPLRRIRSFVRRQGRLTKGQQHALDNIWPVMGVEFNDAPLDFAALFGRAAPVTLEIGFGMGASLVAMAKAKPEQNFLGIEVHSPGVGACLASAEEEGVQNLRVMCHDAVEVLHTMIPDNSLNMVQLFFPDPWHKARHNKRRIVQAPFAELVKSKLKLGGVFHMATDWEAYAEHMLEVMSSLDGYRNLSENNDYVPRPESRPVTKFEQRGHRLGHGVWDLMFERVK; encoded by the coding sequence ATGAAAAACGACGTCATCTCTCCGGAATTCGATGAAAACGGCCGCCCGCTACGCCGTATTCGTAGCTTCGTCCGTCGCCAGGGCCGCCTGACGAAAGGGCAGCAGCATGCGCTGGATAACATTTGGCCGGTGATGGGCGTTGAATTCAACGATGCGCCGCTCGATTTCGCCGCCCTGTTTGGCCGTGCGGCACCGGTCACATTAGAAATTGGTTTCGGTATGGGTGCCTCGCTGGTGGCAATGGCAAAAGCCAAACCGGAGCAGAATTTCCTCGGTATTGAAGTACACTCCCCGGGCGTCGGCGCGTGCCTGGCTTCCGCGGAAGAAGAAGGCGTACAAAACCTGCGCGTAATGTGTCACGATGCGGTAGAAGTACTGCACACCATGATCCCGGATAACTCGCTGAATATGGTGCAGCTGTTTTTCCCTGACCCGTGGCATAAAGCGCGTCATAATAAACGTCGTATCGTGCAGGCGCCTTTCGCCGAGCTGGTTAAAAGCAAACTGAAGTTGGGCGGCGTCTTCCATATGGCGACCGACTGGGAAGCCTATGCCGAGCATATGCTGGAAGTGATGTCGTCGCTGGACGGTTATCGTAACCTGTCAGAAAACAACGATTACGTACCGCGCCCGGAATCGCGCCCGGTAACCAAATTTGAACAACGTGGCCATCGTCTTGGCCACGGCGTATGGGACTTAATGTTCGAGAGGGTGAAATAA
- a CDS encoding YggL family protein yields the protein MAKNRSRRLRKKMHIDEFQELGFSVAWRFPEGTTEEQIDQTVNDLIEEVIEPNKLAFDGSGYLSWEGLICMQEIGKCTEEHQAIVRKWLEARKLADVRTSELFDVWWD from the coding sequence ATGGCCAAGAATCGTAGCCGTCGTCTGCGTAAAAAAATGCACATTGATGAGTTTCAGGAATTAGGTTTCTCCGTCGCCTGGCGTTTCCCGGAAGGGACTACCGAAGAGCAGATCGACCAGACGGTTAATGATCTGATCGAAGAGGTGATTGAGCCGAACAAGCTGGCTTTCGACGGCAGCGGTTACCTCTCCTGGGAAGGGCTCATCTGCATGCAGGAAATCGGTAAATGTACCGAAGAGCATCAGGCCATCGTACGCAAGTGGCTGGAAGCGCGTAAATTAGCGGATGTGCGCACCAGCGAACTTTTTGACGTCTGGTGGGACTAA
- a CDS encoding DUF2884 domain-containing protein gives MMRKTLLAVALSVTALSAHADYQCSVTPRDDVILNPQQVQVKGENGDLVIKPDGNLTYNGKAYALSAAQREQAQDYQAGLRSSLPWIDDGARSRVEKGRKALDKIITEQVGASSSMHSRLTKLDAQLKEQMNRIIERRSDGLTFHYKAIDQVRADGQQLVNQAMGGILQDSINEMGAKAVLKGGGNPLQGILGSLGGLQTAIQDEWKNQEADFQQFGKDVCGRVVSLEESRKALVSSLK, from the coding sequence ATGATGCGCAAAACGCTGCTGGCGGTGGCGCTTTCCGTCACCGCTTTGTCTGCCCATGCGGACTACCAGTGTAGCGTCACGCCGCGTGACGATGTGATCCTCAACCCGCAGCAGGTGCAGGTGAAAGGCGAAAACGGCGATCTGGTGATTAAACCGGACGGCAACCTGACCTATAACGGTAAAGCCTATGCTCTGAGCGCCGCGCAGCGCGAACAGGCGCAGGATTACCAGGCGGGTCTGCGCAGCAGTCTGCCGTGGATTGATGATGGCGCGCGTTCGCGAGTTGAAAAAGGTCGTAAGGCGTTGGATAAAATCATCACTGAACAGGTTGGCGCCAGCAGCAGTATGCACAGCCGCCTGACCAAGCTGGATGCGCAACTGAAGGAACAGATGAACCGTATTATCGAACGCCGCAGCGACGGCCTGACTTTCCACTATAAAGCTATCGACCAGGTTCGCGCCGATGGCCAGCAGTTGGTGAATCAGGCGATGGGCGGCATTCTGCAGGACAGCATTAACGAGATGGGCGCGAAAGCGGTGCTCAAAGGCGGCGGCAACCCGCTACAGGGCATTCTCGGCAGCCTTGGCGGCCTGCAAACGGCTATCCAGGATGAGTGGAAAAACCAGGAAGCCGATTTCCAGCAGTTTGGCAAAGATGTCTGCGGCCGGGTGGTCTCATTAGAAGAGAGCCGCAAAGCGCTGGTCAGCTCTTTGAAGTAA
- a CDS encoding sugar ABC transporter permease, translating into MNSKIAPHTALDRSDERVRHDEGLFGALRAQIIRIKTGDLGTAPVIAGLIVISLVFTILNPVYIAPNNLVNLLFDCATVGFISLGIVCVLMLGEIDLSVGSMSGLASAIVGVLWVNAGWPLVGAIVVALVCGVAVGLIYALLYNRVGMPSFVATLAGLLALLGMQLYILGPSGSINLPYTSPLVRFGQLMVMPGWFSHLMALLPGLAILGFGLKKRSRRLAANLSSESVSSLLVRAIALTIIFEAAVFYLNQGRGIPWIFGLFVACVMILNYALKRTKWGRSMFAIGGNREAARRSGINVRAIYVSAFVLCTTFATFGGILAASRLASASQQAGTGDVNLNAIAAAVIGGTSLFGGRGSAWSALLGIIVIQSISNGLTLLNLPSSLRYIITGAVLAIAVIIDSLARRSRVSHGRA; encoded by the coding sequence ATGAACAGCAAAATCGCACCCCACACCGCGCTGGATCGCAGCGATGAACGCGTTCGCCACGACGAGGGTCTGTTTGGCGCGCTGCGTGCGCAAATCATCCGGATCAAAACCGGCGATCTCGGCACCGCGCCGGTGATCGCCGGGCTTATCGTGATTTCCCTGGTCTTCACCATCCTTAACCCGGTGTATATCGCGCCGAATAACCTGGTGAACCTGCTGTTTGACTGTGCGACCGTCGGCTTTATCTCGCTTGGGATCGTCTGCGTATTAATGCTCGGCGAGATAGACCTGTCGGTCGGCTCAATGAGCGGCCTGGCATCGGCCATCGTCGGAGTGCTGTGGGTCAACGCCGGTTGGCCGCTGGTGGGAGCCATCGTCGTGGCGCTGGTCTGCGGCGTCGCCGTCGGACTGATCTATGCCCTGCTATATAACCGCGTCGGCATGCCAAGTTTTGTCGCCACCCTCGCGGGTCTGTTGGCGCTGCTGGGAATGCAGTTGTATATCCTCGGGCCAAGCGGCAGTATCAACCTGCCTTATACCTCGCCACTGGTGCGCTTTGGCCAACTGATGGTGATGCCCGGCTGGTTCTCGCACCTGATGGCGCTGCTGCCGGGGCTGGCGATCCTCGGTTTTGGCCTGAAAAAACGTTCGCGTCGCCTGGCGGCTAATCTCTCCTCCGAGAGCGTCAGTTCGCTGCTGGTGCGCGCCATCGCGCTGACTATTATCTTCGAAGCTGCGGTGTTCTATCTCAACCAGGGGCGTGGCATTCCGTGGATTTTCGGCCTGTTCGTCGCCTGCGTGATGATTCTGAACTACGCGCTGAAACGCACAAAATGGGGACGTTCGATGTTCGCCATCGGCGGCAACCGCGAAGCCGCGCGCCGCTCGGGGATCAACGTACGGGCAATTTACGTCAGCGCCTTCGTACTCTGCACCACATTCGCCACCTTTGGCGGCATTCTTGCCGCATCGAGATTGGCTTCCGCCAGCCAGCAGGCTGGCACCGGCGACGTCAACCTCAACGCCATCGCCGCGGCGGTCATCGGCGGCACCAGCCTGTTCGGCGGCCGTGGCAGCGCCTGGTCCGCGCTATTGGGGATCATCGTCATTCAATCGATTTCAAATGGGCTGACGCTGTTGAACCTGCCGTCATCGCTGCGCTATATCATTACCGGCGCAGTACTGGCGATTGCGGTGATTATCGATTCTCTGGCCCGCCGTTCACGCGTTTCGCACGGCCGCGCCTGA
- a CDS encoding ATP-binding cassette domain-containing protein, translating into MPQEQHYSPAAGQPILQLRNVSKHFGAVSALTDIELDVHAGEVVALVGDNGAGKSTLVKILAGVHQPTSGTIEFDGNLITLDSPGKALEYGIATVFQDLALCENLDVVANLFLGHEISPFQLDEVAMEVKAWTLLQELAARIPSVREPVASLSGGQRQTVAIARSLLLNPKIIMLDEPTAALGVAQTAEVLNLIERVRERGLGVIIISHNMEDVRAVADRIVVLRLGRNTGIFTPDASNQDLVAAITGATENAVSRRVERKSQPSTSGAM; encoded by the coding sequence ATGCCGCAAGAACAACACTACTCCCCCGCCGCTGGTCAGCCAATACTACAACTGCGCAACGTCTCTAAACATTTTGGCGCGGTCTCGGCGTTAACCGATATCGAGCTGGACGTTCACGCCGGTGAAGTGGTCGCGCTGGTCGGTGACAACGGCGCGGGCAAATCAACACTGGTTAAAATCCTCGCCGGAGTCCACCAGCCGACCTCCGGCACTATCGAGTTCGACGGAAACCTCATCACCCTCGACAGCCCAGGCAAAGCGCTGGAATACGGCATTGCGACGGTGTTTCAGGATCTGGCGCTGTGCGAAAATCTCGACGTGGTGGCAAACCTGTTTTTAGGCCATGAAATTTCACCGTTCCAGCTCGATGAGGTGGCAATGGAAGTCAAAGCCTGGACGCTGTTGCAGGAGCTGGCGGCGCGCATTCCTTCGGTACGCGAGCCGGTGGCTTCGCTCTCCGGCGGCCAGCGACAGACCGTCGCCATCGCCCGTTCGCTGCTGCTGAACCCCAAAATCATCATGCTCGATGAACCCACGGCGGCGCTGGGCGTCGCGCAGACCGCGGAAGTACTCAACCTGATCGAACGCGTCCGCGAACGTGGACTCGGCGTCATCATCATTAGCCACAATATGGAAGACGTTCGCGCCGTGGCCGATCGTATCGTGGTGCTGCGTCTCGGGCGCAATACCGGGATCTTCACCCCTGATGCCTCTAACCAGGATCTGGTCGCCGCAATTACCGGCGCGACGGAAAATGCCGTCTCGCGTCGGGTTGAACGTAAATCACAGCCAAGCACTTCTGGAGCGATGTAA
- a CDS encoding sugar ABC transporter substrate-binding protein, giving the protein MNYRNILISLAALSGTISASAWSAESATVAFLMPDQASTRYEQHDFPGFKAEMSKLCADCKVIYQNANANASLQQQQFNSVITQGAKVIVLDPVDSSAAAALVENAQAQGVKVIAYDRPVPNKPADFYVSFDNEGIGYAIAKSLTDHLKASGVPEDAGVLQINGSPTDAAAGLIRDGIHRGLKESGYKTLAEFDTPEWAPPKAQEWTAGQVTRFGDKIKGVVAANDGTGGGAIAAFKAAGVQPLPPVTGNDATIAALQLIIAGDQYNTISKPSEIVAAAAAKVAVDFIQGKKPQASTTLYNTPSQLFTPEVVTAKNIKAEIFDKKIQTWDQVCTGEYAAACQKLGISK; this is encoded by the coding sequence ATGAATTACCGTAATATTTTAATATCACTCGCTGCACTATCCGGCACTATCTCGGCTTCAGCCTGGTCCGCGGAATCCGCCACCGTGGCGTTTTTAATGCCCGATCAGGCCTCCACCCGCTACGAACAACACGACTTCCCCGGATTTAAGGCGGAAATGAGCAAACTGTGCGCGGACTGTAAGGTCATCTATCAGAACGCCAATGCTAATGCGTCACTGCAGCAACAACAGTTCAACTCGGTTATCACCCAAGGGGCAAAAGTGATCGTGCTGGATCCGGTTGACTCTTCTGCCGCCGCTGCGCTGGTCGAAAACGCTCAGGCGCAGGGGGTTAAGGTCATTGCTTATGATCGCCCGGTACCGAATAAACCGGCCGACTTTTACGTCTCGTTTGATAACGAAGGTATCGGCTACGCCATCGCGAAATCCCTCACTGATCACCTGAAAGCAAGCGGCGTACCCGAAGATGCCGGGGTGCTGCAGATTAACGGTTCGCCGACCGATGCCGCCGCCGGGCTGATTCGCGACGGTATCCATCGCGGGCTGAAGGAGTCCGGCTACAAAACGCTGGCGGAATTCGACACCCCGGAGTGGGCGCCGCCGAAAGCGCAGGAGTGGACTGCCGGACAAGTGACCCGCTTCGGCGATAAAATTAAGGGTGTGGTTGCGGCAAACGACGGTACCGGCGGCGGCGCGATTGCCGCCTTCAAAGCCGCAGGCGTTCAACCGCTGCCGCCTGTCACCGGCAATGACGCCACTATCGCCGCACTGCAGTTGATCATCGCTGGCGACCAGTACAACACCATCTCTAAACCATCGGAAATCGTCGCCGCAGCGGCAGCAAAAGTCGCGGTTGATTTTATCCAGGGCAAAAAACCGCAGGCCAGCACCACGCTGTATAACACGCCTTCGCAACTGTTTACCCCGGAAGTAGTGACCGCCAAAAACATCAAAGCGGAAATCTTCGATAAAAAGATCCAAACCTGGGATCAGGTTTGTACTGGTGAATACGCCGCCGCCTGCCAGAAGCTAGGCATCAGCAAATAA
- the hemW gene encoding radical SAM family heme chaperone HemW, translating into MANLPPLSLYIHIPWCVQKCPYCDFNSHALKGEVPHDDYVQHLLTDLRNDAPYAQGREIKTIFIGGGTPSLLSGPAMQTLLDGVRTCLPLAADAEVTMEANPGTVEADRFVDYQRAGVNRISIGVQSFSEPKLQRLGRIHGPEEAKRAARLASGLGLRSFNLDLMHGLPDQSLDEALDDLRQAIALNPPHLSWYQLTIEPNTLFGSRPPVLPDDDALWDIFEQGHQLLSAAGYQQYETSAYAKPGYQCQHNLNYWRFGDYLGIGCGAHGKVTFPDGRILRTAKTRHPRGYMEGRYLERQHDVAAADKPFEFFMNRFRLLEAAPRDEFRLYTGLDEHIIRPQIDTAIAQGYLQEDEQHWQITEHGKLFLNSLLELFLSEE; encoded by the coding sequence ATGGCTAATTTGCCGCCTCTGAGTCTTTATATTCATATCCCGTGGTGCGTGCAGAAGTGCCCGTACTGCGATTTCAACTCGCATGCGTTAAAGGGTGAAGTGCCGCACGACGACTACGTGCAGCATCTGCTGACCGATCTGCGCAACGATGCGCCATACGCACAGGGACGTGAAATTAAGACCATTTTTATCGGCGGCGGTACGCCGAGCCTGCTTTCCGGCCCGGCGATGCAAACTCTGCTTGATGGCGTGCGCACCTGTCTGCCGCTGGCGGCCGACGCGGAGGTCACCATGGAAGCCAACCCGGGAACCGTGGAAGCCGATCGCTTCGTCGATTACCAGCGCGCCGGCGTGAACCGTATCTCCATTGGCGTGCAAAGCTTTAGCGAACCAAAGCTGCAGCGCCTGGGGCGGATCCACGGCCCGGAAGAGGCAAAACGCGCAGCACGGCTGGCGAGCGGCCTGGGGCTGCGCAGTTTTAACCTCGATTTAATGCACGGTCTACCGGACCAGTCGCTGGATGAGGCGTTGGACGATTTGCGCCAGGCAATTGCGTTGAATCCCCCGCATCTGTCGTGGTACCAACTAACCATTGAGCCAAACACGTTATTCGGTTCGCGCCCGCCGGTTCTGCCGGACGATGACGCGCTGTGGGATATTTTCGAGCAGGGTCATCAGTTGCTGAGCGCCGCCGGGTATCAACAGTACGAGACTTCCGCTTACGCCAAACCGGGTTATCAGTGCCAGCATAATCTCAACTACTGGCGCTTTGGCGACTACCTCGGTATCGGCTGCGGCGCGCACGGCAAAGTGACCTTCCCCGACGGCCGCATTCTGCGTACGGCGAAAACCCGTCACCCGCGTGGCTACATGGAGGGCCGCTACCTCGAGCGCCAGCATGACGTGGCAGCGGCGGATAAACCATTCGAGTTCTTTATGAACCGCTTCCGTTTGCTGGAAGCCGCGCCGCGCGACGAATTCAGACTCTATACCGGCCTCGATGAGCACATCATTCGCCCGCAAATTGACACGGCCATCGCCCAAGGCTATCTGCAGGAAGATGAACAGCACTGGCAGATTACCGAGCACGGTAAGCTGTTTTTAAATTCGCTGCTGGAGCTGTTCCTCAGCGAAGAATAA
- a CDS encoding XTP/dITP diphosphatase, whose protein sequence is MQKVVLATGNAGKVRELASLLEDFGLDVVAQTELGVDSAEETGLTFIENAILKARHAAQVTGLPAIADDSGLAVDALGGAPGIYSARYSGEDASDQQNLEKLLDTLQEVPDGQRQAQFHCVLVYLRHAEDPTPLVCHGSWPGVITRTAAGNGGFGYDPIFFVPSEGKTAAELSREEKSAISHRGQALKLLLEALRNG, encoded by the coding sequence ATGCAAAAAGTTGTACTCGCTACCGGCAACGCCGGTAAAGTTCGCGAGCTGGCCTCGCTGCTGGAAGATTTTGGTCTCGACGTCGTCGCTCAGACCGAGCTCGGCGTGGATTCCGCCGAAGAGACCGGGCTCACCTTTATCGAAAACGCGATTCTCAAAGCGCGCCACGCCGCGCAGGTAACCGGCCTTCCGGCGATCGCCGACGATTCCGGTCTGGCGGTCGATGCGTTAGGCGGCGCGCCGGGGATCTACTCCGCCCGCTACTCTGGTGAAGACGCCAGTGACCAGCAGAACCTGGAAAAGCTGCTCGATACCTTGCAGGAAGTGCCGGATGGGCAACGTCAGGCCCAGTTCCACTGCGTGCTGGTGTATCTGCGTCATGCCGAAGATCCGACGCCGCTGGTCTGCCACGGTAGCTGGCCGGGCGTGATAACTCGCACAGCGGCCGGTAACGGCGGCTTTGGCTATGACCCAATTTTCTTTGTTCCGTCTGAGGGGAAAACCGCAGCGGAGCTTAGTCGTGAAGAAAAAAGCGCGATTTCCCACCGTGGACAAGCGCTGAAACTATTACTGGAAGCATTACGTAATGGCTAA